The Capra hircus breed San Clemente chromosome 2, ASM170441v1, whole genome shotgun sequence genome window below encodes:
- the CAMK2N1 gene encoding calcium/calmodulin-dependent protein kinase II inhibitor 1 has product MSEVLPYGDEKLSPYGDGGDVGQVFSCRLQDTNNFFGAGQNKRPPKLGQIGRSKRVVIEDDRIDDVLKNMTDKAPPGV; this is encoded by the exons ATGTCGGAGGTGCTGCCCTACGGCGACGAGAAGCTGAGCCCCTACGGCGACGGCGGCGACGTGGGCCAGGTCTTCTCCTGCCGCCTGCAGGACACCAACAACTTCTTCGGCGCCGGGCAGAACAAGCGGCCGCCCAAGCTGGGCCAGATCGGTCGGAGCAAGCGGG TTGTTATTGAAGATGATAGGATTGATGACGTACTGAAAAATATGACAGACAAGGCACCTCCTGGTGTCTAA
- the MUL1 gene encoding mitochondrial ubiquitin ligase activator of NFKB 1, with translation MESGGRPSLGQFILLGTSSVVTAFLYSVYRQKAQVAQELKGAKRIHLGEDLKSILSEAPGKCVPYAVIEGAVRSVKETLNSQFVENCKGVIQRLTLQEHKMVWNRTTHLWNDCSKIIHQRTNTVPFDLVPHEDGAGVAVRVLKPLDAVDLGLETVYERFHPSTPSFTDVVGHYLSGERPKGIQETEEMLKVGAPLTGVGELVLDHSCVRLQPPKGPGMQYYLSGQDFDSLLQRQESSVRLWKVLVLVFGFAACASLFFLLRKQYLRRRRERRRPEEEFRERTCPEEDRPEEDREGPKGACVVCLSNFRSCVFLECGHVCACTECYRALPEPRRCPICRQAISRVVRLYNS, from the exons ATGGAGAGCGGAGGGCGGCCCTCGCTGGGTCAGTTCATCCTCCTGGGCACCAGCTCTGTGGTCACCGCCTTCCTGTACTCCGTGTACCGGCAGAAGGCCCAGGTCGCCCAGGAGCTCAAG GGAGCTAAAAGAATCCACTTGGGTGAAGACTTAAAGAGTATTCTTTCAGAAGCTCCAGGGAAATGTGTGCCTTATGCTGTTATTGAAG GAGCTGTTCGATCTGTTAAAGAAACACTTAACAGCCAGTTTGTGGAAAATTGCAAGGGGGTGATTCAGCGGCTGACGCTTCAGGAGCACAAGATGGTGTGGAACCGGACAACCCACCTCTG GAACGACTGTTCCAAGATCATTCACCAGAGGACCAACACGGTGCCCTTTGACCTGGTGCCCCACGAGGACGGCGCGGGCGTGGCTGTGCGCGTGCTGAAGCCCCTGGACGCGGTAGACCTGGGCCTGGAGACGGTGTACGAGAGGTTCCACCCCTCCACGCCGTCCTTCACCGACGTCGTTGGCCACTACCTCAGTGGGGAGCGGCCCAAGGGCATCCAGGAGACGGAGGAGATGCTGAAGGTGGGGGCGCCGCTCACGGGGGTGGGCGAGCTGGTGCTGGACCACAGCTGCGTGCGCCTGCAGCCCCCCAAGGGGCCGGGCATGCAGTACTACCTGAGCGGCCAGGACTTCGACAGTCTGCTGCAGCGGCAGGAGTCCAGCGTCCGGCTCTGGAAGGTCCTGGTTCTGGTCTTTGGCTTCGCCGCCTGCGCcagtctcttcttcctcctccggAAGCAGTACCTGCGGCGGCGGCGCGAGCGGCGGCGGCCAGAGGAGGAGTTCCGGGAGCGCACCTGTCCCGAGGAGGACCGTCCCGAGGAGGACCGAGAGGGCCCGAAGGGCGCCTGCGTCGTGTGCCTGAGCAACTTCCGGTCGTGCGTCTTCCTGGAGTGCGGCCACGTGTGCGCCTGCACTGAGTGCTACCGCGCGCTGCCCGAGCCCCGGCGGTGCCCGATCTGCAGGCAGGCGATCAGCCGGGTGGTGCGCTTGTACAACAGCTAA